Proteins from a genomic interval of Lycium ferocissimum isolate CSIRO_LF1 chromosome 2, AGI_CSIRO_Lferr_CH_V1, whole genome shotgun sequence:
- the LOC132046269 gene encoding NAD(P)H dehydrogenase (quinone) FQR1 yields the protein MATKVYIVYYSMYGHVEKLAQEIKKGAASVEGVEAKLWQVPETLSEEILGKMGGPAKGDAPIITPNDLTEADGFVFGFPTRFGMMAAQFKAFLDATGGLWRTQSLAGKPAGLFFSTGSQGGGQETTALTAITQLVHHGMIFVPIGYTFGAGMFEMEKIKGGSPYGAGTFAGDGSRQPTELELEQAFHQGKYIATITKKLKGSA from the exons ATGGCAACCAAAGTCTACATTGT TTACTACTCCATGTATGGACATGTCGAGAAGCTAGCACAAGAGATAAAGAAAGGAGCCGCATCAGTTGAAGGCGTAGAAGCCAAACTATGGCAG GTACCAGAAACTCTTTCAGAAGAGATTCTTGGAAAGATGGGTGGACCAGCGAAAGGCGATGCACCAATTATCACACCCAATGACCTTACTGAAGCTGACGGTTTTGTGTTTGGGTTTCCAACAAGATTTGGGATGATGGCTGCTCAGTTCAAGGCATTTCTTGATGCCACTGGTGGTCTCTGGAGAACTCAGTCGCTTGCAGGCAAGCCAGCTGGCCTTTTCTTCAGCACTGGCTCTCAAGGAGGTGGCCAAGAGACTACCGC GTTGACAGCAATTACACAGCTTGTTCACCACGGAATGATCTTTGTTCCAATCGGTTACACATTTGGAGCTGGCATGTTCGAGATGGAGAAGATTAAAGGTGGAAGTCCCTATGGTGCTGGAACTTTTGCTGGAGATGGCTCTAGACAGCCAACAGAGCTTGAACTGGAGCAAGCCTTCCACCAGGGAAAATACATTGCCACCATCACAAAGAAGCTCAAAGGCTCTGCCTAA
- the LOC132046270 gene encoding transcription factor bHLH112-like has translation MADEFQAGVCGGNWWNSSRSIIGSSLCASSVPIGNSNFAWSNDLLNMKSSCRSNDESGNSDESVVLQELPKHDSTLHMLGIGLSSSTSSPTPDWNHTLIHGNERADSYPSILQEDLNNSSLNYQQETGVDCSSNSFKQDFTLGMNHPITSSTNTDQSTVISSTFPMSSSFSSYPSVLQTLFDNDPPPPSHPQQQPQLQQSFFINNNQQPMNFPSSSLNYRPDLNDFSPSLPKFPSLLRPSSALPKQTPSNNFPYSNAPSLYNTSSATCLNNMRGNLLPSMHQQLLQSPTFNRKSSVPNVTAKSNVEELRESRSSSSQAKKSGNNEPTLKKARIETPSPLPTFKVRKEKLGDRITALQQLVSPFGKTDTASVLHEAIEYIKFLHDQVNLLSTPYLKNGSTPQHQQTVDKVTDQEGSKQDMRSRGLCLVPISSTFPVATETTTDFWTPNFSGTFR, from the exons ATGGCTGATGAATTTCAAGCTGGTGTTTGTGGAGGAAACTGGTGGAATTCAAGTAGAAGTATAATTGGTTCATCACTATGTGCATCTTCAGTTCCAATAGGAAACTCCAACTTTGCATGGTCAAATGACTTGTTGAATATGAAATCCTCATGTAGGTCTAATGACGAATCTGGTAATTCCGATGAATCTGTTGTTCTTCAAGAATTACCCAAACATGACTCCACTCTACACATGTTGGGTATTGGCCTTTCTTCATCAACTTCATCTCCAACTCCTGATTGGAATCATACCTTGAT CCATGGAAATGAGAGGGCTGATAGCTATCCTTCAATACTACAAGAAGACCTTAATAATTCAAGCCTGAATTACCAGCAAGAAACTGGGGTTGATTGTTCAAGCAActcatttaaacaagatttcaCTTTAGGCATGAATCATCCAATCACTAGCTCAACTAACACTGATCAATCCACTGtgatttcttcaacttttccaaTGAGCTCTTCATTTTCTAGTTATCCTTCAGTACTTCAAACTTTATTTGATAATgatcctcctcctccttctcatcctcaacaacaaccacaattacAACAATCTTTCTTTATTAATAATAACCAGCAGCCAATGAATTTCCCATCATCATCCTTAAACTATAGGCCGGATTTGAATGACTTTTCACCTTCTTTGCCTAAATTTCCTTCCTTGTTGAGGCCTTCGTCAGCTTTACCGAAACAAACACCTTCGAATAATTTTCCCTACTCTAATGCTCCATCTCTCTACAATACATCATCAGCCACGTGCTTAAACAATATGCGTGGAAATCTTTTGCCTTCGATGCATCAACAATTGCTGCAGTCTCCAACATTTAACAGAAAATCCAGTGTTCCTAACGTTACTGCcaag TCTAATGTTGAAGAATTAAGAGAGTCGAGGTCGAGCTCATCACAGGCTAAGAAAAGTGGAAACAATGAACCAACATTGAAGAAGGCAAGAATAGAGACACCATCACCATTGCCAACTTTTAAG GTCAGAAAAGAGAAATTGGGGGACCGGATTACAGCTCTCCAGCAATTGGTCTCACCTTTCGGAAAG ACTGATACTGCTTCAGTTCTACATGAAGCTATTGAGTACATCAAGTTTCTCCATGATCAAGTCAAT CTTCTTAGTACTCCTTATTTGAAAAATGGATCAACCCCTCAACACCAACAG ACTGTTGATAAGGTTACGGATCAAGAAGGATCAAAACAAGATATGAGGAGCCGAGGGTTGTGCCTTGTACCAATATCGAGTACTTTCCCTGTAGCAACTGAAACTACTACAGATTTTTGGACTCCAAATTTCTCGGGTACATTCAGATAG